The Setaria viridis chromosome 6, Setaria_viridis_v4.0, whole genome shotgun sequence genome includes the window TCTCCTCAAAACGTGCTTACGGGCCTAGGAAAACGAAAGTGATCCACGAGGCCTGCCCCCCACATATCATCTCTCGGCCCACTAGGTCCAACTTGAATAAACTGTCTGTACGACATCATTACACCAAATATGATCAAGACAAACAACTTTAGAGAAGCGTCAAGATATAACTTCCCACAAGTACTAGTAGCTATATAATTAATAAGTATAGTTAGGGAGGTTACCCAATTAACACCCGTACGTACATGCTACCCAGACATTACAAAGTTTATGTATAAGCTTTGATAATATGCTTGCAATAATGTAAAAGATACAAATTATTTGTTAGCGGCTCAAAAGAAATTATTTGACGTCTAATGAtttacttatttttttttaagcTGATTTGCTTCCTTCACAGAACACAGAAGGCCAGTGGACGGTATCTTCGTCAACACGGTCAAAGTAGCCATCACTGTTTTTTTATGACGAAAATAAAGAAAGTCTCTCAGTTCGTCTATAATTGGGCTGGCTCCATCCTCAAAACGGCCTAATGGGCCTTAGGAATACAATAGAAATCCACTGGGCCTGCCTGTCACACTCGCTGAACCATTGGTGAATGAATAAAACAGCGAGcttcagagttttttttttagaaaaagctCTCATCTTTGTGGTCCATATCTCTCGGCCCACTGGGTCCAACCTGAATAAACAAACAATCTGTACACGTCATGGATCCAAGTATCTCCCGTTCATCCCCCTAAAAAAAAAGTATCTCCCGTTCATTTGCAAATTACCAGTTGCTAATCTTCACTTATAGACGATGGTCAGTTGCAATAGGATCATATGAATCATCATAAATTGCCTCATGGTTTGCATGAATTTAGTCATGTTCATCTCCGTGAATTAGCAGTGACACACGTTTTATGCGATGAACATGAGCCTTATGCTTCCAATAGGTACTAGCATCAGGGACTGTTCGGTTCGGCCAGTTTGATCCGGAATGCAGCTCAATCTGGGCGGATTGGAATGGCCCGGAATGAAGTCAGGCTTGGTTTGAATTCGCTGTTCGGTTAGATCTAACCCGAAATGGAAACATGCCCGAAATCAttccccacctcctcccctccggAACGGAGCCAGACCACTCACTCGACTCGCCGCTCCCCCACACCTCCACGATTCCCGGTGCCTCCGCGCTCGATGGCCacaaccccgccgccgcgcctccacccGCGGCCCTACTGCGTCACCACCCGCGCTTCCCGGCTCCTCCGCGCCCCAATGGCTGCTAGCTTGCTATCGCgaccctggcgccgccgccgccgcgctccacgGCGCCTCCACCCACGCCctgactgcgccgccgcccacgacTCCTGGCGCCTCCGCACCCCATGGCCGCCGGCTTGCCGCTCGTGCCCCCCAGTGCCGCAGCCGAAccgacgccgccggcctgccACACGCGCCCCCAGCCGCGGCGGGGCCCTAGCTGCGCGCCCCTCCACCGCACTTGCTGGCTGGCCACGCTTGCCGACGTGCCGTGCGCCGGCATCGGTGTCGGAGAAGAAGCCATGACTATTTGGGCGTCGGAAGAAGCCGTGCGCTGGCATGCCGCGGCCCCCACCATCGGGCTGTGGGGCCCCGGGCGCCAAGCGACCGATGCGGGACTTCTTCGCCAACTGGCTGGCCACCCTCCGCTCGCCGCTCCTTCCGCTGCTCCGCCACGCGCTCTCCTCCTCGTCCAGCTCCTGGGACGACCCGCTCTCCTTCGCCACCACGGCCGTCAAGGCACACTTCCAGGTGCACTGGTCCGCGCTCGACGCCGCCACGCGCTAGGAGCTCACCTTGCCTCCATCGATCCATCCCTCCGTGGATCTATCCTGCCCAGAGGCGGAGTCAGTGGAGCCTGGTGGCCTCCCCTTGGAATGCGCATGTTCCACCAATAGCTAGgatttggtggtggtggggatTGGGGAGGGGAGGATGCACCACCCCGGTGGCGTGCGTGGAGGAGACGAAACAAGGGGCATGCGCAGAGGAGACGGAGCTGACGGTGTGGAGGAGACGAAGCTGGGGGTAGGCGTCGAGGAGACAAGCCAGTGGCGCGCATGGAGGAGATGGAGCCGGGGGCTAGCGCGGAGGTGCTAGGGGCAGGCACTGAGGAGACGAATCTAGCAGCGCATGTGGATCGGAGGAGACGGAGCCGACGTGCCTTGGTCGAGTGGAGCGGAGCGAGACTGATGACCTGTTTGTTTTGGATGGATTGGCGGGATTAAATCCTAGCTGGATTGAGTGACACGGGTGGATTCACTCAAACCGGACCTGGAAGTAATCCTGGCCGGAATCCAATCCGACTTAAACGAACGAGGCCTCAATGGTATCGTGCGTTTGCAGATGAAAGGAAGGGAAAGTACCTGAACTTAGATTTGTATAGGTAGCAGTTACGGATTGGAGGTAGAAGtaataatttgagacggagggagtaaatgtACATGTAGATGTATAGAATTGTTCATAATGCGTGCTCACGAGTCAAGCATTTCACATGGAACCTGGGCATCCGGTGATTACTTGACTCAGCTGGATTTTAGTCTGTTCACTTGGTTATGCATCCGTACGTGCAGACTACATGGGATCTATTCCATACGACAGCAgcaattaagttgatcaaattGTTAACAAGCAAGACAAGAGTCAGCACCTAATGCTCCTTCCAATTGTACTAGTATACTGTGTACGCAAGACTTTGAAGTTGGGCAATGGGGCACGTACAAAAATTCGTCCAAAATTAGGTAGGAGAAGTCCAACTCTAGCTGCCGAGCTAGTCCAAGAGGGATGGAATGGAAGACCACGCTCGAATTGTTCCAAGAAATGCATGCACATTGACGTTGAGGCGGCTACACGCCTACACCAAGCAATCTGCTATAGCTTATACTGTGGTTAACTGAAATCTGGTACGGTTGGACCCGACTTTTTTGTACCTTTATGCTTCTTGCTGCATGCAGTACAGTGTTCCCCTGGAGTCAACGCACACCAGAACAACTAACCACCCAGAGAGATGCGCCTGCTGTCTTtgctcatcctcctcttccacccATTGTACGTGTGTGACGACCAAATGATGATCAGGTGCTAGATTTTGGCTTCATCATCGTCTGCCTAGACTGATTTTAAACCTTTATTTAGTGTTGCAACCTTTCCTGTCTGGGCTCATCTTTTCAGTAGATACTAGTACAATAGGCACATctcctaattttttttaaaaaaaatagatggcCTCCCCACCGGCCAGTTTTGTATATATTCAATaacgagagaaaaaaaagagagagagtaATTTACAGCAACACCCGTTTACTCTGTTTCATGATTCGTGTTAGTTGTGCCGAGCAAGAGGTAGCTAGAAGTGACAATAAGCAGGAAGAAGGTGCCTTGATAGAGGTTAAGGTTAATGCCCTTCTACTTTAGGATTATTGTTAGGGTGGGTGGTGGGAGCAAGCCTATTTAAGCCTAGACTAGAAAGGTGTCAAAATAATAGCATAAGTATTTTATTGTTTAAACTGTATGTAGTAAGGGTGAAAAAGTCTGATGCAGCTTCCCTTTGTAACTTTGCTGACATGGAAAATTCCTTTGCATCATTGTACGTCTCTAATTCTAGCTAGGGATCATCCTTAGCTTAGACTTACAACAACTAGTAAGATTCCACCCTTCAGATATAATAAGTCTCAAAGTAAATTTCTTCCATATAATATTAAGTATAGTAATATGTATATTATTAATTGTAAATTCATTGCTAAGCATATATTTGAGTTACTAATTAGTAGCGTATAATTCAAAATTTACCCCCACTGGTTGTAAAGTATTTTCTACTTTCTATATATTGGAAATGGCATTAAAAGCATGCTCCATATACTAGGGGACCCTAAACTCTGGAGGACAATAGCGAGAGAAGCATGGCCCTTGTCTTAATCCAGACCGTTTGGCGCCCAAAAAGCACGCAGATTATCATATTTTTACATACAGTTAGGAGTATAAAAATTAGCGCGGGATCAGCGGCCGCTCCTGCCGTCATTCCATCCACCGCTGCGCTGCAAGTCCAAGAAATCCTCGCAACCCAACACCAAGACGCCgacgaggaagaaggaggaggaggaggaggacgcgtaATCAACACACAAAGGCGGAAGATTCCATTCCGATCCTCCCAAAATCCCGAGGCGCCCGCGCGCCTGCCCGCCTGCCCGCTTGCCAGCCATGGCCGTGCCGCCGGAGGAGCACCGGCAGCgggagcaagaagaagaagaagaagaagacagcGACGAGTTCACcttccccacgccgccgccgctcctcgcccgcGGCAGGGACGGGCGCCACCTGCCctgctcggcgtcggcgtcgtcctccCCGCCCGTCTGGCTGCTTTCCTCGCCGATCCGCCgcagcttctccgccgccgactgcgccgcctcgccgtggCGGGACCGTGTCCTGCTCGGCCGCCAGCGCCTCAACGGCGCGTGCTCCCCCGCGCTCAGCgactacgccgccgccggcggcttctgcgacgacgaggaggaggaagaggagaggatggaCAGCCTCTGGGAGGACctcaacgacgacgacgcggcggccggccggccccggaaCGACGACCTGTTCCTAGCAGGCTCCCTCGACGTGTCGCGCCGCCGGTccgtcgccggcggccccgTCTCCGCCGAGAGGGCGAGGAGGGCGGCCAAGGACCagcgcgaggccgccgccgccgcggtgctggGCGCGTCGAGGAGCTcgcggcgccgggcgccggggctGGTGGTGATGATGCGCGCACTCAGGAGGATGTTCGTGGCGCACAAGGGCAAGAGCAGGGTGCACAGGGACGAGCAGAGCGCCGCCTCTGCATCGGCTTCCTCCTTCCTGCAGTAAAAATCCCTTCAACAAAGGATGAGCGGATGCATTTTTTGGTGAAGAAACTCAGCCTTATACTCTTCTAATGCGTTTATTTCGTTTTAAATCCTGTTGTGCTTCCATTTCTTGACTGGATTATTGTTCCGGGCCGGCCATGTTGATGATCACAGTTCTAATGTGCATCGTTGTGGATAGTAGTTCTAtctgtttttttctcttttggttacaaagaaaaaaagaattgatGTTCTAATTAGACTGTAAATGTTATATGGACAGAGTTGGAGATCGCCGAGGCTGTTCTCTTTCACCCTCTCTTTCTAGAATTTTAGATTGTGTTTGTAATTATATTCCTGTGTTTTCCTATAATCTGAGATGTACGAACCATGGTGAGATTGTGTTCTGAATAACTCTACTTAATTAGCTGCATGCCTGCATACTGCATAAGCCCATAAACCACCAATACAattatgtattttttttcaaaaaagaacaTGCCCTGGATTATGTACTCGATTATCCTTTGCTTGGACTAAATTACAGGCGAAGAATTAGGCACATGTCCACTGTCATCTGCTAGATCATGGAAGCTGGATGATTCGGATGCATTAGGACAAAACCCACCAGCAGCTTCTTAGGTTGGACCTGTCTGCACAAATGGACAAGGTCGGTTAGGCCATGTAACTGACGAGTGACGACCTGTCAAATGAAGGCATGCTGCAGTTGTTGTAGCAATCAGGTCAACTTTGGGAAGCACCGATGATTCGAACATTCAGTAGTACGCGCAGACTGACTGCCACCTTGATGATGACACACATTTTCAGTTCTTGTCTGCTTGAGCAAGGTTGGTTCAGGGCCAATTATATATTTACAGTCAATAGATAATTAACTAATTCGCAGGAAAATTATATATAGATCAAAGTGGTTTTAAGTTCTAACCCAACGatggcatcgtcgtcgtcgcctccgccgtggCCCGATCTCCTGCCGGAAGTCCTCGGACAGATCGTCACCTACCTCTGCCCTGCCGATGTCGCCCGCTTCCGGGCCGTTTGCCGCGCATGGCACTCCGCCGCGCGCCAGCTGCATGGCCATCAGCACGAACAGCAGCTGAGTTCTTACCATCCCTAGACAGACGGCCATACCGAGCGTGTCAATCAATGCATGGAGACGTTCCTTCGTTGCTTTGTTCATGCGTGCCCAACCAAGTGGTCCAGTTGGTTATCTCTTGCGGAGTTCTGGTACAACACTAGCATGCATTCAGCATTGGGTCGTTCTCCTTTTGAGGTGCTGTAAGGTCACTCTCCAAGATATTTTGGCATCCAGGCTGCTTCTGCATGCACCAATTCTGATTTGTCTGCTTGGCTGCAAGAACGTGAGGTGATGCAAGCACTTGTTAAACATCATCTCTATCGAGCACAAGATCGTATGAAACACCAAGCTGACAAGGGGCGTTCAGAACACCAAT containing:
- the LOC140223115 gene encoding uncharacterized protein translates to MAVPPEEHRQREQEEEEEEDSDEFTFPTPPPLLARGRDGRHLPCSASASSSPPVWLLSSPIRRSFSAADCAASPWRDRVLLGRQRLNGACSPALSDYAAAGGFCDDEEEEEERMDSLWEDLNDDDAAAGRPRNDDLFLAGSLDVSRRRSVAGGPVSAERARRAAKDQREAAAAAVLGASRSSRRRAPGLVVMMRALRRMFVAHKGKSRVHRDEQSAASASASSFLQ